A genomic segment from Mauremys mutica isolate MM-2020 ecotype Southern chromosome 26, ASM2049712v1, whole genome shotgun sequence encodes:
- the LOC123356684 gene encoding zinc finger protein 271-like — translation TSDRINLEETRYTCHECGKSFNRSSALISHQQIHTGKAPHTCSECGKIFSQRSDLIRHQRIHTGETPYTCSECGKSFGQSSQLITHQRIHTGEAPYTCTECGKSFSHRSALIRHHRIHTGEKPYTCSECGKIFSQSSDLIRHQRIHTGETPYTCSECGKSFSQRSTLNTHCRIHTRETPYTCSECGKSFRRRSHLITHQRIHTGEKPYTCSECGKSFGRSSQLITHQRIHTGQTLYTCTECGKSFSQSFVLIRHRRIHTGEKPYTCSECGKVFSQSSHLIRHERIHTGQTPYTCTECGKSFSQSSDIIRHRRIHTGAKPYTCSECGKSFGQRSHLITHQRIHTGQTPHTCSECGKSFSQISNLIRHCRIHTGEKPYTCSECGKSFNQLSNLIKHRKIHMGEKPYGCSKCGKCFFNRSDLILHQRIHTRDKPYTCSECGKSFNHRSNLIKHRK, via the coding sequence acaagtgacagaatcaacttggaagagacacgctacacatgccatgagtgtgggaaaagcttcaatcggagctctgccctcatctcacatcagcaaATCCATACCGGAAaagcgccccacacatgctcaGAGTGCGGGAAAATCTTTAGTCagcgctcagaccttatcagacatcagagaatccacacaggagagacgccctacacgtgctctgagtgtgggaaaagctttgggcAGAGCTCTcaacttatcacacatcagagaatccacacaggagaggcgccctacacgtgcactgagtgtgggaaaagctttagtcacaggtctgcccttatcagacatcatagaatccacacaggagagaagccctacacatgctctgagtgcgggaaaatctttagtcagagctcagaccttatcagacatcagagaatccacacaggagagacgccctacacatgctctgagtgtgggaaaagctttagtcagaggtCTACCCTGAacacacattgtagaatccacacaagagagacgccctacacatgctcagagtgtggaaaaagcttcaggcGGCGCTCTCatcttatcacacatcagagaatccacacaggagagaagccctacacatgttctgagtgtgggaaaagcttcgggcggagctctcagcttatcacacatcagagaatccacacaggacagacgctttacacgtgcactgagtgtgggaaaagctttagtcagagctttgtccttatcagacatcgtagaatccacacaggagagaagccctacacatgctcagagtgcgggaaagtctttagtcagagctctcaccttatcagacatgagagaatccacacaggacagacgccttacacgtgcactgagtgtgggaaaagctttagtcagagctcagacattatcagacatcgtagaatccacacaggagcgaagccctacacatgctctgagtgtgggaaaagcttcgggcagcgctctcaccttatcacacatcagagaatccacacaggacagacgccccacacgtgctctgagtgtgggaaaagctttagtcagatctcaaaccttatcagacattgtagaatccacacaggagagaagccctacacatgctctgagtgtgggaaaagcttcaatcagctctcaaaccttatcaaacataggaaaatccacatgggtgagaaacccTATGGATGCTCtaagtgtgggaaatgtttctttaatcgttcagacctcatcttacatcagagaatccacacacgggataagccctacacatgctctgagtgtgggaaaagcttcaatcatcgctcaaaccttatcaaacataggaaa